GGATATGTTGCTGGTTGTATTAAATATGACGCCTGTTCCCCGTGAGCAATACCTGGTAGGTGTGCCTGTTGGCGGTAACTGGGAAGAAGTGCTCAATAGTGATCACCCGAAATATTACGGCAGTGGCGTGATCAATACCGGCTTACAGAAAGCCTCAAAACAGTTTTACAATGGCAGGGAATATTGTCTGTCACTACGTTTACCACCATTGGGTGCTACGATACTGAGATTGGTGAAGTAAATGCTTTGCTGCGATCGGTCCCGTAGGGACCGATCGCAGCAAAGCATTTATAGATGATGAACGAGGATGCTGAATCATATTCCCTTGGTTAAAAACAATATTACTCCTTCCTGGAGCCATTGTAGCAAAGCATTTATTTTATCCTGGCAAATTTCTCCTTTTCTTTAAACCTTCCTGCATTTCCGCTGTCTATAACTCGTCTCTGCTGTATAGCAATAAGAGGAGAGATGCAGACGTTTATTATAATACGTCAATTATTCAACCAGAGGTCCAGTCTAATCAAACCATATTTTTAATTAGTCTTTTAAAACCATCGATTTATGAAAAACGCTCTCCGTAAGCCGGGGCTTATATCAGCGGTGCTTTTTGTACTTGCTGTAGTGGGATTGTATTCCTGTTCAAAGGATCAATCCGCTTCTAACCAGCCAATTCCGGCTAATCAACAAAAAGTAAGTCTTTTTCTATCAGATGATCCCGGATTTTTTGATAAGGTATTACTGGATATCCGGAAGGTAGAAATACTGGTGGACACCTGTGGAGACACGGGAAATGATGACAACTGGAGTGACCGTGATCGTTGTAGCTGGGGTGAAGATGATCATGATAATGACCGTCAACAAAAGGACACCTGCCAGGTATGGGATTCCCTGAGCATTGCTCCGGGTGTGTATGACCTGCTGACACTGCGTAATGGCGCGGATACGCTGTTAGCAAATGGACTGATTCCCAAAGGCAGTATTAAACAGATCCGTATTACAGTGGGCGACAATAATTCACTGGTAAAGGATTCCATTACTTACCCCCTGAAGTCTGTATCCGGACAAACAAAAATTATTGTGAGAGTACGTCACGGCGAATGGGATGAAGTATCTGCTGATAACCTGCAACTGTGGCTTGATTTCGACGTACAACGTTCTATCATCAAAACCTGGAACGGTAAATTTATTTTAAGACCTTACATCAATGTATTCACTATCCTGAAGATGGGTAGTCTGTCTGGTCGCGTTACACCCGCAGATGCCTTCCCTGTTATATCTGTATTTAACAGCAATAATGACACCCTTTATGCATTGCCCTGGAGAGGCGGTGAATATAAAGTACGCGGATTGAAGGTGGGTACCTGGGATGTGTTTGTAAATGCATCCAACGGCTACAAAGACACCACTATTACCGGCGTAGAAGTGAAAAGGGGTAAGGATACGAAGCTGGACGATATCAGATTACATAAATAGTAACGCAGGGTTTTATAACAGGCAGCCGGTGGTTTTGTAAAAAGCACCGGCTGTTTTATGTACAATACATACTTAAAATATCTAACTTGTGTACAAAGCGAAAAATATGCAAAAACTGTTTTTATGTATCCTGTTGCAATTGATCATCGTAACAGGGATAGGGCAGACAAAAAATAACCAGCGGGATGCGCAACAGCGCAAGCAGGGGTATTGGATAGAACAGGTGGCGGAACTCAGGGGAGAGCCGGGTTATACCTGGGAAGGTGTTTACAAAAACGACCGTAAGGAAGGGGTGTGGAAGAAAACTTCTCTGATCGGCAATTTAATAGCCGAGGAAACTTTTAAGAATAATGTACTGGATGGGTATTGTAAATATTATTTCCCCGATGGAAAGAAGAGTGAAGAAGGCGCATTTATTTCAACAGAAATTGAAGGACAACGGGATACCATTATGATCATTGATCCGGTTACGGATGTAGAAACTCCCACGGAGATCATCCGCAAAGGAAATTCCGTTCGTAATGGGGTGTGGAAA
The Chitinophaga sp. MM2321 DNA segment above includes these coding regions:
- a CDS encoding DUF4382 domain-containing protein, with translation MKNALRKPGLISAVLFVLAVVGLYSCSKDQSASNQPIPANQQKVSLFLSDDPGFFDKVLLDIRKVEILVDTCGDTGNDDNWSDRDRCSWGEDDHDNDRQQKDTCQVWDSLSIAPGVYDLLTLRNGADTLLANGLIPKGSIKQIRITVGDNNSLVKDSITYPLKSVSGQTKIIVRVRHGEWDEVSADNLQLWLDFDVQRSIIKTWNGKFILRPYINVFTILKMGSLSGRVTPADAFPVISVFNSNNDTLYALPWRGGEYKVRGLKVGTWDVFVNASNGYKDTTITGVEVKRGKDTKLDDIRLHK